DNA sequence from the bacterium genome:
TCTACAGTGGGAGGCGGCCCGACCTGGAGACGGGGAAGGCTCGCCGGGATGGAGGATGTACCCGATGAATGAAATTTTTCGCGGGATCCGTCCGGGAATGCCGGGGAGGCGGATGCTGCCGGAACTGCTCTCCCTCGTGGTCCGGGAAGGGGTGCAGGAGAGGTGTCGCGCGCTGTCCGTGTTCGGCGTCGACGAACTTTGCGAGGCGCTCCACCGGGAGCTCGGGTACGATTTCCTCCGAGGCAACCGGCGGAGGATGCTCCGTCTCCTGATCGACCTTCTTGTGGAACGCGGTTGGCTGGAGCCGGCCCGAACGGGCGACCGGTGGTCCTGTCGACGGGACGGGATACACCTGCCGGGGGAGAATCCGGCGGACACCACGGAGGGCGACGGCCAGGTCGATTTCTTTCGCCGTTGTCTGCGCCTCGTCCCCGGCTACCTGCGGGGGGAGGAAGCGCCGATCGCCTTCGATGCCGAAAACGTGCGCTTGTGGGAGGACTTCCTCGGATGCGACGAATTCCAGGCGTGCCGATCCGTACTGCTCGACCGGATGGCTTCGACAGCCGGCGCTTCCGCTTCCCTTCTGGACCTGTGCTACGGCCCCGGGTGGGGAATAGAGCGGGCGATGGAGCGCTGGCCGGACGCCCGGATCACCGCGATCGATTTCACCGACGCCTTCGCGGCGAGTGCGAAGTGCCGGGCTGAACGGGGGCACGCGCGGAACGCCGCCCGCGGCCGGGCG
Encoded proteins:
- a CDS encoding class I SAM-dependent methyltransferase; translated protein: MNEIFRGIRPGMPGRRMLPELLSLVVREGVQERCRALSVFGVDELCEALHRELGYDFLRGNRRRMLRLLIDLLVERGWLEPARTGDRWSCRRDGIHLPGENPADTTEGDGQVDFFRRCLRLVPGYLRGEEAPIAFDAENVRLWEDFLGCDEFQACRSVLLDRMASTAGASASLLDLCYGPGWGIERAMERWPDARITAIDFTDAFAASAKCRAERGHARNAARGRASSPVEWCGPSDWKGFGHPLPFPEGAFEAVLFSCGDPYIRPDARDAVYADLRRVLAPAGTLGILTRGYPDPEHRHVPSYWLRVTALIHDFTESVCAGWHGFPDVRENQEMFSRLGFRGGWSPGGDMNIMDSALWILKKG